The sequence below is a genomic window from Populus trichocarpa isolate Nisqually-1 unplaced genomic scaffold, P.trichocarpa_v4.1 scaffold_780, whole genome shotgun sequence.
TGGTCTTGCTTGCAAGGCTTTTTTAAATGCTTCCGAGTGtggtagttattttttttagagtattttttattttaaaatatattgaaataagaaataattttttttaatatattaattttttaaaaaattaatatattaatttttttaaatgcttcgGTGCgtggttgttatttttttattgtattttttattttaaaatatattaaaataaaaaaaatatttttttaaaaaatatttttaatattagcatattaaaatgatataaaaacactaaaaaattattaattttaaataaaaaaataaaataaaataaaatatttttaaatcacaaaaataaaccgTACTTTCAACGCCTACTACGAGGCCTTCTTTCGTCACTTTCATCATCGGATAAGTCGCCCCTTAAACGCATGAAAGAGATGGGCAATAATCAATCTAACCACTAACCAACACCACCACGTCTTTCAAATTCCAATTCCTTCACACAACCGGAATTCTAGACGTTTGACctcttagattatttttttttcgataccagcattttaaaatatttaaaaaaatatttttaaaaaataaataaatatattttttaaaaatatcaataaataaaagctaTTGTATTTCCAAAGTTACCCTCAAACGCCTAAACTAAAGAAACATGATCTTCTCCCatccaaattcaattaaaatttaaacaagaaaGACATTTATTGTGAATATTTGTCCGAAATAAAGCTTACCATGTTCgacaaaaaagttaaaatatgtTTCTACATGAACCCCAAGTCTCGTAGGTTGCAACAATATTTgggttcaaaaaacaaaattaatgcgTAGGAAGATGGGAAAACTTGAGAGGGCTAAAGATGcatgattcattaaaaaaataaaaaataaaaaataaataaataaataaaattagacaaGGCTTAAGTGAGACTTGTCTATCTTTACAAGCCAAGGATTAAGGCAAGAAAGTGATTGTTTATAGTTAATTAGTTTGGAGTGCCGTCTGGGCAATGAAATGAACAAATATGAGTCCAGAGGTGAGCTAACTATCTATGCCGGTGAGATGGGTTGCCTAATATGGTCTTACCTAAGCCTAACaatcaaaaacatattcatATGAATGACACACATTTATAGCTTCTCTTTGCCCAAAAGTCAGGAAATGACGTagagtgtttgaaagtgtgtTAGCagttatagtttaattttattagattcggaaatgtattaaaataatatttttttaaaaaaaatattatttttgacattaacacatcaaaactatctaaaaacataaaaaattaattttaaacaaaaataaatttaaatttttaaaaaacacagtttTAACCGTGTTTTCAAACAATGTCATAGTCACCATAACTGAAGTAACACTCAAACTGTTTCCCCACACAAAAAGTTATATGATCGGTAAGTTTAGTGTTATTTAACATGGTTTGATATGTTAGTTTAATCTATCaactcaaaatctaatttaagttttttataataaaataagtgGGAGTTAATCTAGTCAAAATCAACACGACTTAATTGatctattcaaaatataataagacatgatttgatttaaaaagaaaattatgttattttaatttctataatattgttttttatattgcagtggtttttgtttttaaagttattttttacttgaaaaaatattaaattaatatttttttaaatattttttttataattttaatatactaatatagaaaatagaaatattataaaaaaatcattttaatatactttcaattaaaaatatttttaaaaattactaataaaGGTTCCAACTTTATAATATCCTCTTTCATGCTTTCATAAACACGTCTGTACATTAATTAGGTAATGCTGCTGTCCACCTAAAAATCTTGTCTCGTAGTGAATATCAAGTGACTCgatcaactaattaatatttttgataatgacttaattttttttgcactgTACACACAATTTTAGTTAAATACTAATTAATAGGTGTAtccatgttaagaaaaaaaaaacatggatacgtagaaaattttcaattaaagaacGAAAAGATGATATCCAcgcctaataaaattaatttaaaaatgatataataaatcatgaaaaaaattaacattaattaaagaattttaatttttgtttacttcaaatgatttttttaaatgtttttgaattgttttgatatgctgatgttaaaaataaaatttaaaaaataatattattttaatacatttaaaaataaaaaacacttaaaaaacaactgttatTATTATCTCAAATCTTAAACTCTCATGTCCGTAACTTTAAACCCctgtaaattaatatttttaaactatgaatattatttaattaagatattatttaaacttcaaattcaaaattgaaattgaattcaaatattaatttatctttcccTTAAAAATGAAGGTTTAGTTGAAGTAGTAAGTAGGTAGCAGGTAGATTCCTTGTGTTACTGATTAAACGTTGAATCAACTAAAGATTGATGATCCCATCAGCCTTActttaaatgatttataatttataatatccGAGAGATTTAATCAAGGATTTACttcattctttgattttttatattcaaatcttAGAGTTGGTATTAAGAAAACTTTTTAAATCCTCTTGAATCAATCAGTGTGAAATgtacatttaaaattaattaaaaataaatttaattttactcgAACACGTAAATccaatgaagtaaaaaaaataattattatcgaTGTAAGAACTTGAACGAAAATACAGAGGCCCACGAGGTAGGTGAGCTCACAATTTTTCATATGCTATCATTTATACAGATTTATTAGTATCCCAGCAACGTGTACGATTAATAAAACTGCATTGCATGCAATTCTAACACCAAACGAGAGAGAGAGTTTCTATAATTAAATGCTGCAGTTGGATGGTGCAGTTGTGTTGATTCAAAGAGAGAACGCAAAGACACAGATAGATAGGAGAAAAGACACAGACAAGCCTTTATATATTAACCAAACAAGACCCTCAAGCTAAAAAATCCGCAAGAGAGACATGTTTAAGATCGAATTGTAAGTGCTCCTCTCAAGATTGAAGACTTCATGAGTGGGTTGAGGGTCTTGAAGAGGAAAGGGAGGGAAAATATGGATCAAACCCAGAAGAAAGAAGCTGCAGTAGTGCTTGATTCTTGCAAAAGCAGTGGAGCAatcaagaagatgaagaaagatGATGAGAGTCAAAGCAAAGGTAAGAAAACGTGTGATTTAGTGTCGTTTTGGGAGCTGCCAGAGTACATGAAGGACAATGAGTTCATCTTGAGTTACTACAGAGCAGATTGGCCTCTCAAAAAAGCTCTCTTTAGCGTTTTTCGTTGGCATAATGAAACTCTCAATGTCTGGACgtaagtaattattattattattattttctgattttgagGGCCAGTTTTGAGCTTGATTATAGTGTTAATTAGTagtgattagtttttttaatggatttttctggggtttaattgttttataattgaaataatttctgggttttaatttaattatatattcgcAGGCACCTTCTTGGTTTCTTCTTGTTTGTGGGGTTGACTGTGGCAAATTTAATGCAAGTGCCTCAGGTTGCTGATCTACTTGGCTTGTTTACCTGGtaatttgttttggaaatctttcatttttttttcaatatgaaaacATTGTATAACCAATtactaattataaagaaaaatccaagaatGTTATATGAACTCTCCATTCTTCTTGTAATAAAGAAGGGATTGgaagaaattttataattacttcattttgattcccttttctttgatttttctctacttttttttaatagcaattaCTAATTTATTTGAGACCTTGAAAATTGGTAGTCAGTTCTAATTAAACCCACTAAACCTTAATTAAACAACTATTTGGAAATAAGCCAAAGTGGAAAAGGCAATAAAGGGGTAGAAAGGAAAATTAATGAATCATTGGAGGACTCCATGTTAGTGTCCTGCGAGTGGTCATCACCACACATTTTTGCTTTCAAACCCACGAACCAAACCTCTCCTGCAATAAAAAAGATAGcataagtaaaaatatataggaTGGAAGTAAGTGAATTTTATAGTTGTAGGCTTGTAGCAGTAAGGGCTGccttgaaaattttattatacaCTGATGTATGCCATGGTTTTTCAAACTTTGATTCAGTTCTGAGTTTACAACTTCCAGTTTTTCACTTTTGCTAGACATTAACGTGGGAAAGATTCAGTTTTGATGTTACAACTTCCAAAGTTTTTGCTTCACTTTTACTCGGTGATGTTAATATCTGAAACCTTACGCTCCAAGATCTAtgaattttcagaaaaaagatTCTCATCCCTCAGCTTTAAGAATATGATTCTCCCTTTGCTTAAAACACCATACTTttgaaacttttatttattaaaaacaaagaatttatcAACCATCgaacgaatatatatatattttcttacgataaaagttttaaaagtCTGGTGTTTTTAAGCAAAGAGAGAATCATGGCTTACATCAGTATATAAAACTTTGAAGGCAGACTTTACTGCTACAACTACAAAATTCACCTACTTccatcttatatatttttactaatgCTCCTCTTTTTTATTGTAGAAGAAGTTTGGTTTGTTGGTTTGAAAGCAAAAGTGCGTAGAGATAATCCGCACACTACTAGACCACTAGCAGGACACCAACATGGAGTCCTCCATTGATTCTGATTCTGTGGTGATATCCTGTAGTTCTGTGGTTAATCAACATTCTAATTCTGAATATATAGAAGTCAGAGTGAATGAGCATGTTTTTATatcttcactcttttttttcttgtttgctttattttcttggaaaattgAAGATTggtggctgttttttttttattgtgctcacaatttttatttatttgtgtttgagCCAATGCATGACTGGTAAGAGGAATTGTAGCTGTTAGGGTTTGCTTAAATTTCTTAAGATAAATATTTGTGAAAATTTATGTGTATGGGttcttttttgaagaaaatttctGTTATATTATTGTCATTTTTTCATCTCAGGAAATCAAGAAATATTATTGTCCAAGTAAAATGCAGGAAAACTTGTGTTCCTTTAAATCATCTCCATTTGCAATTGAAATTGCTAGCCTTACAATATTGTTTTCAGGTCAATTATTACTAGTGCACAAAGAAATGTTTCTAATGATTCAAAGGATTTCTACTTGGTAAGTTGCCTCATATTACATTAGAGACACATTCCTCTACTCCAGTTgtgaattaatttcaaattaactccaaaaatTGTTGCAGGGGACAACAGAACTGCTTGATCTGGGCCACAATTTACCTATGAAAACGGATGTTTCATCATTAGGAATGCCTGCAACCCGGTGGCCATTCTATGTATTCTTAGGTGGCTCTATGTTCTGCCTCCTGTCAAGTAGCGTTTGCCACCTCTTTTCTTGTCATTCACACAGCTTGAACATTCTGTTGCTGCGAATGGACTATGTCGGCATTGTTATAATGATCATCAcctctttttttcctccaaTGTATTATATCTTCCAATGTGAACCACATTGGCAATTTATCTACCTTGGTGGTATCACAGTAATGGGAATGTTCACTATCGTGACACTACTTTCTCCACCGCTATCTACCGGAAAATTTCGTGCTTTTAGAGCCATGCTGTTCGCTTCCATGGGATTATTCGGCCTTATCCCTGCAGTACATTCTGTAATTGCCAATTGGAGCAATCCCAAGCGTGATACCATTGTAGCTTATGAGTTTGCCATGGCTATATTTTACTTGACTGGAACCGGGTTGTATGTAAGTAGGTTTCCAGAGAGGTTGAAGCCTGGACTGTTCGACCTAACAGGACACAGTCATcagatttttcatgtttttgtggTATTGGGAGCATTGGCTCATTATGGTGCCACACTTTTATTCTTGGAGTATCGTGATCTTGTGGGATGTGAAGTAAACCTATAATATGTATGAATCAAGATTAATGTGTATGTTGAATGTTTTGGAATTGTAATTTCCTCTGATAAATCCAATCTCTTGAACTGCTCTACCAGATAAGACAAAGTAGCTGAGTGAATCCAAAATTTCTGCCCTTATTTGGACATTTGACGTGGTGCATGAATCGAAGGACAGCAAGCTCAAGAAAGTTAGTGGTCCAAGACTCGTATCAGCTCCAAATTCCAGAAATTCATAGGAATCCCTTCTTTAATAGGCTCCTTGTCTATAAAATATAAGGCCTTTTGGGTAGTCGAAGTCCTTCATTACACAATACACATACTTCACCTTGAAGTTAGGTGCCTCCATTACAAGttgaatcaaaataatcatGTTCGAAGAGAAATTATTAcaggaaaaacaattaaattattcaatcaAGGTTAACTGGGTACATTCCCAATAACTCTCGGGTCAAGGTCGTATTTTTACTGTACTTCAATGCCATAATTTGCAGGACCTGCAACACTTGTATAGACTTAATTTCCACTGCATGACCATCTTCAATTCACAAGCCCTGATGTTTTCTACTAGCCTAAAGTTTCTACAAAAGAATTGCATGGCAAATAGTGATTATGTTTTTCCATCTTTGTAATAAAGAAGAGTGAAAGCAGAGAATTCTAGGAATAGAAGCTAATTAGTAAGCCATGGCAGtctttaacttggacaaattaTGCTTAATACTTccagcttttctttttctcctccttCTCTTTCCCTTGGGTGGTCAGCACCATCTCACCCtactcttctcttctttcaatCCCATTAAAGCCAACAGCTCAACAACACCACTAGAAGCACCAGTACTGGATGCATTTGCTTCAACCTCCATTAATACAAGCAATGAAGATGAGCCCAAGACTCAAAAAGTGAGTAGTGTTGAAAGTTTTTATAGCTTTATGTGCATGTTAGTGTTCAAACCCTTGCTGGTTGGTTTTTGTGATCATTTTTTCTTGACATTTTCACTTCACATTTTCTGTGAATAGAAAAGGAGTAGCCTGGAGAGAGTAGAAGAGGGTTTATCTAAGGCTCGTGCAGCTATTCAAGAAGCTATTCGTTCGAAGAACTACACATCACACAAGAAAGAGACCTTCATCCCCAAAGGATCAGTATACTGGAACTCCCATGCTTTTCATCAGTTGAGTCTCCAAGGAAGCTTTAAATTTTCTCTTGAATGTTAGGCATTGCACTTctaaaatatttcttgaaatgGTATTTGTGCCACATTCAATAGATCAAGATCGATTGAAGTATCTCTATGgctataaaattagaaaattattaaagggtaaattaaaattcttttttcatctttcgTTTCTTTTAGGAAAAGCAGGGACAATTGACCATCTTTTGCCTGATTGCCTTTCGGTATATTAACAGGAGCCATATAGAGATGGTGAAGAGATTCAAGGTGTGGCCCTACAAGGAAGGAGAGAGGCCATTGGTCCATGATGGCCCTTTAAACAACATCTATTCCATTGAGGGCCATTTCATCGATGAGGTCGAAAGCAAGGGGAGCCCATTCAGGGCCCAAGATCCCGATGAGGCCCATGTATTCTTCCTCCCCGTTAGTGTAGCTTCTATTGTGCACTTCATCTACTTGCCGATCACGGCGGCGGCGGATTACTCTCGTGATCGCCTCCGCCGGGTTGTGACGGATTACGTTCACATTGTTGCCAAGAAGTATCCTTACTGGAATAGAAGTAACGGTGCTGATCATTTTATGGTTTCATGTCATGATTGGGTAAGCATAATACTCCTGCACCATTATGGTTTGGGGTGACTTTCCTGTAGCACATTCTCCTAAGCTAAAACACTCGCACCGTCGTGTTCTCATTTCAGGCACCTGATGTATCAATCGCCAATTCTGAGCTCTTCAACAAATTCATTAGAGTCCTCTGCAATGCCAACATCTCTACAGGGTTCCGGCCACCAAGAGATGTCCTTTTACCGGAGATTTACCTTCCCTTTTCAGGCCTTGGTACAACCCATATGGGGCAGGCTCCAAACAACCGCCCAATTCTAGCATTTTTTGAAGGTAGGGCTCATGGGTATATCAGGCAGGTCTTATTCAAGCATTGGAAGAACAAAGATAACGAAGTTCAAGTCCATGAGCTGCTTCCAAAGGGCAAGAATTACACAAGACTAATGGGTCAAAGCAAGTTTTGCTTGTGCCCTAGTGGATTTGAAGTGGCAAGCCCTAGAGTCGTGGAAGCAATTTATCAAGGATGTGTGCCTGTGATCATTTCTAACAACTATTCATTACCGTTTAGTGATGTCCTTAATTGGAGTCAATTCTCAGTACAGATCCCAGTTGAGAAGATACCAGAAATCAAGATGATCCTGCAAAGAATTTCTAACAGCAAGTACTTGAGAATGCATGAAAGAGTCAAGAGAGTTCAGAGGCATTTTGTGCTCAACCGACCAGCTAAACCATTTGATGTTATCCACATGGTGCTTCACTCGTTGTGGCTTCGGAGGTTGAATTTTAGGTTGTCAGACTGATCAAACTGTTCATTTTACCTGCTTCTTCCTCAAAttttggttgaaacattcatttGCATTTACAAAAATAAGGTTGCAAATAGTCTATTTTTCACCTTAGTGAATCCCATTACCTAAATGTATGCTTCACTATTCCAGGCATGAAATTccaatgatgatgatattatgataatttttgtggttataatttttttaaaaaatcattatgaaaaaatcatttttacttAGTTAAGGTAAAATATATGTATGGTTGAAatagttatttgaataaaaaacatatcataatatatttagttgaaaatgatgttgcatgtataatgattaaaaataatacaaatttattttttatattacattgTACAATTAATGGGCCTCACATAGAAATCAACAATAACTATGGTTAACATTTATCAAGGTTATTAcatcttataattaattattattaactagCTTGATAATAttctatcataaaaataatttcttaaaccaCCCAATGCACCTTtggaactatatttttaatttagaaattatgCAAATTTTCAAATAGAATTATTGCAACCATCTATAAGACCGTAGCATGTGAGGCATTTAATTAGTGGCCCTTGCCGATTAAAGTCAAACCTTAAATCACAAGAATGATGCCTAAACGAGGTCGTTATATGAGacttaaatcattatttttcagatatatatatgatctaaaaaaaaaaaagaataccatatgattagttttttttttttaatgaaaagtagTCCTTCCCAATCTTCCCATCCCCACAGCTTTTCCATGGCAGGCTCAAAGCACCACTCTAAGCaattcctttattattatttttgtagccacttcatgtatatattatgatgaatggttgtattgtttttttttctcttcatgttgtataatattttttctggaaattattctatatttatatcataaagaatttggaaaataaaatgtgTGGACaatctgtatatatatattcacaaaataaatatattcaccattatattttttttctccaaaagtATCTAGGCTAACCCAATATGGTGAGACTCAAATTTCCCCAGTCCAATTCAtatttaatactaaataaatgcacaatcattttagtccctaaaagTATTTCACCAAGGTAATTAAGACCCGCAATTTCTGATTACACATAGGATCAACAGTGGGCCTATGAAACACATCTATTCCATAGAGGGCCAGTTTATCGATGAAATGGATAATGGGAAGAGCCCATTTGGGCCCGTAATCCTGATGAGGCCCATTCATTTTTTCTACCACTTAGTGTGGCTTCCATTGTTGAGTCCATCTACTTGCCGATCACCACCTAGCACCGTGAAAGACTGGTAAGAATCTTCTGTCCTTGAAAATCAACTAAATGTAACTTAAGATCCCGAACAAAATGCATTTTAATctaatcaattattaaattagtgGTGATTGTACATTTGGAATAtttatgcatttttaatttaatttcaggcACCACAAGTCTCAAGAGATGATCCTGAGCTACACAAAAATCTGCCCCCCATTAAAACTCAGTCCAATCTGCCATGGTTTATCTCCTGATGAACGCAAGATCTTGGCATTTTTTGCAGGTGGGGCGCACGGAGACATACGCAAAATCATGCTTAAACATTGGAAGGGAAAAGATAATGAGATCCAAGTTCATGAATAACTACCAAAGTATCAAGATTAATTACATGAAATTAACGAGACAGAACAAGTTTTGTTTGTGCCCAAGTTCATGAAATTAAACCGTCCTGAAATCTCTTTGAAAAATTTGAACCTATGCAACAGTTAGATTTTCCTTTACTGCTATTTTAAGTCAGATTAGTACCCATTTGAACAACTTCTTAGCACGCTTTTATTTATCAGTTTGATCAATAAAATCCTGATATAATTGTTGCGAGTAAAAA
It includes:
- the LOC112324906 gene encoding heptahelical transmembrane protein 1-like; this encodes MSGLRVLKRKGRENMDQTQKKEAAVVLDSCKSSGAIKKMKKDDESQSKGKKTCDLVSFWELPEYMKDNEFILSYYRADWPLKKALFSVFRWHNETLNVWTHLLGFFLFVGLTVANLMQVPQVADLLGLFTWSIITSAQRNVSNDSKDFYLGTTELLDLGHNLPMKTDVSSLGMPATRWPFYVFLGGSMFCLLSSSVCHLFSCHSHSLNILLLRMDYVGIVIMIITSFFPPMYYIFQCEPHWQFIYLGGITVMGMFTIVTLLSPPLSTGKFRAFRAMLFASMGLFGLIPAVHSVIANWSNPKRDTIVAYEFAMAIFYLTGTGLYVSRFPERLKPGLFDLTGHSHQIFHVFVVLGALAHYGATLLFLEYRDLVGCEVNL
- the LOC127904871 gene encoding probable glycosyltransferase At3g42180 — encoded protein: MAVFNLDKLCLILPAFLFLLLLFPLGGQHHLTLLFSSFNPIKANSSTTPLEAPVLDAFASTSINTSNEDEPKTQKKRSSLERVEEGLSKARAAIQEAIRSKNYTSHKKETFIPKGSVYWNSHAFHQSHIEMVKRFKVWPYKEGERPLVHDGPLNNIYSIEGHFIDEVESKGSPFRAQDPDEAHVFFLPVSVASIVHFIYLPITAAADYSRDRLRRVVTDYVHIVAKKYPYWNRSNGADHFMVSCHDWAPDVSIANSELFNKFIRVLCNANISTGFRPPRDVLLPEIYLPFSGLGTTHMGQAPNNRPILAFFEGRAHGYIRQVLFKHWKNKDNEVQVHELLPKGKNYTRLMGQSKFCLCPSGFEVASPRVVEAIYQGCVPVIISNNYSLPFSDVLNWSQFSVQIPVEKIPEIKMILQRISNSKYLRMHERVKRVQRHFVLNRPAKPFDVIHMVLHSLWLRRLNFRLSD